The Fibrobacter sp. DNA window GTACATCTTCTGCATGTTTTCGCGAGCCGGCTTCAGGTACTGACGCGGGTCGAAGTGATCCGGGTGTTCGTTGAAGTACTTACGGACTGCAGCAGTCATAGCGAGACGGCTGTCGGAGTCGATGTTGATCTTGCAAACAGCAGACTTGGAAGCCTTGCGGAGCTGTTCTTCCGGAATACCAACTGCATCGGGGAGCTTACCGCCGTTTTCGTTGATGGTCTTAACTTCGTCCTGAGGAACGGAAGAAGAACCGTGGAGAACGATGGGGAAGCCCGGGAGTTCCTTTTCGATGGCTTCGAGAACGTCGAATGCCAGGGGAGGCGGAACCAGGATGCCGTCAGCGTTGCGAGTGCACTGTTCCGGCTTGAACTTGTAAGCACCGTGAGAAGTACCGATGGAGATAGCGAGGGAGTCGCAACCAGTACGGGTAGCGAAGTCAACAACTTCTTCCGGCTTGGTGTAGTGAGAAACTTCGGAAGCAACTTCGTCTTCAACACCGGCGAGAACACCGAGTTCAGCTTCAACGGTAACGTCGTGAGCGTGAGCGTATTCAACAACCTTCTTGGTGAGGGCGATGTTTTCTTCGTACGGGAGGGGAGAACCGTCGATCATAACGGAAGAGAAGCCGTTGTCGATGCAGTCCTTGCACAGTTCGAAAGAGTCACCGTGGTCGAGGTGGAGAACGATCTGCGGATTGGCGCAGCCCAGTTCCTTAGCGTATTCAACAGCACCCTGAGCCATGTAGCGGAGGATAGTGCCGTTAGCATAGTTACGAGCGCCCTTAGAAACCTGCATGATCACCGGAGACTTCTGCTTAACGGAAGCCTGAACGATAGCCTGCATCTGTTCCATGGTGTTGAAGTTGAAAGCCGGGATAGCGTAGCCACCAGCAACAGCCTTCTTGAACATTTCCTTGGTGTTAACCAAGCCGAGTTCCTTATAAGAAACTGCCATTGTTTTACCTCTTGTTTTGTTTTTGGCGACTTGCGCCGCCGGTTTAAGATTTACGAGCCTTAATTTAGAAAATCTGTGGGATTTTGTGAATGCCGGCTCTTAAAATATGTGATTTAGGTCTATTTTGCAGGTTGATCCGCCCCTGGCTGTTGAGCCTTGGGTGCGGGTTACTGTTCTGCCTGCTGCTGAAGGGCCTTATCCTGGATCACAAGGTCCACACGGCGGTTCTTCTGGCGGCCTTCCTTGGTGGAGTTGTCGGCAATAGGCATAGACATGCCGAGACCCTTGGCGGTGAGGCGGCCTGCATCGATGCCCTGTTCCACCAGGAAGTTCATAACATTGTCGGCTCTCTGCTGGGAAAGCTTCATGTTATGGTCTTCGGAACCGGTGTTGTCGGTGTTGCCTTCGATGGAGACGTTGAACTGCTGGTAGACGGAGAGGATGCCTGCGACCTTAGCAAGGCTGGTCTTAAGATCGGCCTTGAGGGTGGCCTTGTTGACGTCGAACAGGATGTCGGACATGGACAGGATGATGCCGCGGGCGTCCTTGGACACCTGGATCAGCTTGGACTGAAGTTCGTTCAGCTTGTTCATGGCTTCCTGCTGGCGGGCTTCGGCCTTGGCGCGTTCTTCGGCAAGGGCGGCCTGTTCTTCGGCCAGTTTCTTCTGGAGCTCGGCTTCACGTTCGCCGGCGGCCTTGAGTGCAGCCTGCTGGGCTGCGGCCTCGGCCTGGAACTTTTCCTGGTTCTGCTGGAGTTCAGCCTGGAGACGTGCCTCCTGTTCCTTCATGGCTTCGCTGGTCTGGGCGAGGCGGGCCTTTTCGGCCTCAAGGTCGGCGGCGAGGTCGGACATCTTGCCGCTACGGACAGAGGCGATCTGTTCCTGGATGGCTTCGATGGAACGGCCGGTGGCGATTCGCTTTTCCCAGTTCTCGGCGATGTGATTGTGAAGGGTCTGGGTTTCTGCCTGGACCATCACGATCTTGTTATACATTTCGCAGTTGATGGAAAGTTCCTTGAGAATTTCGCTCTTGGGATCGTCGGCCTGGATAACTTCCATCTTTTTCAGGGTACCGTAGGCTTCAGAAAGAGTGGTCTTGGCTGCCAGGGCGTTGGAGGGGAGGTTTGCCTTGGCGTTGTCGAGCTTTTCCTTACAGGAGGCGATGGGATCCTTGGGGGCTTCTGCAGGAGCGGAGGCTGCCTCGGCTGCAAAACCGAAGCTGGTGGCGAGTGCCAGAGAGGCGAGAAGAGTCTTCTTATCCATTACTTGGCTCCTTCCTTTGCAGAGGTTTCCTTATCCAGAATGCTCTGGTACAAAAGCTTGCGTTCTACGTCGTTGCGCAGTTCCTTTTCTACACGTTCGTCGTCCTTCTTTACGGCGTCACGTTCGGCAGTGGCGAGAGCCAGGCGGTATTCCAGGTTGCTTTGTTCAGCCATGGCGATGGCTTCGTCTTCCTTGCCCTGGTCCATGAATGCCTTGGCAGAAGCCAGCTTGGCGTTGGCATTTAAAGTCTGGGCAGGTTCGATCTTGGCCTCTTCGGTGTATGCCTTGGCAGCTTCTGCCTGGCCAATGGATCTATCGACTGCTGTATTGTGACCCGCGCAGCTGCACAGGGCGGCTAGTGCGAATCCGAGAGTGAGGAATTTGAACTTCATGTTTTCTCCTTTCAGATAATTCCTTTGGAAAAATACAAAACAAAAGCTGCTTACAAGTACTGGATAAAACTTTTTTACTTGATGGAACGGAAATGATAAAATAGATTTACCTTTGTATGGAAGGGAGTTTATATGAAAGGATTTGGGTGCAAACTGAATTGTCTAAAGTGGGCGTTGACCCTGGGATTGAGTGCCCTTTCGGTTTCAGGATTTGCCAAGGTTGATTACCACTTGAACAAGGTGGAAAATCCTAACGAAGACGAACTGGATGCGTATCAGCGCATTACGGTTGCCATGGATTCTGCGGTGTACATGTACAATAAGTACACCCACCTAAGCAAGCACATTGAAGTCTACTACAATACTGGCGTGCAGACCGCCGACGGTAACTACAACGGTACCATGCGATTTGGTACCGGCCGATCTTACATGAAGGTTCATACGGCCATGCACGAGATGGCTCACATCATGGGCATGGGCACCACGACCGAGTACAGGAACATGATGGACGGCGGTGTGTTCAAGGGCGAATATACCCAGGCAAGGCTTAAGGAAATTACCGGCGACCCAAAGGCGGAACTTCACGGCGATTCCCAGCATTTCTGGCCCTACGGCTTGAATTACGAATCCGAGGTCAAGTCTGAACAGGATTTGATAATCCACTGCCAGGTGGTGGAAGCCATGTACCAGGACATCTTCAAGGAAAAGTTCTACATGGAAGCACGTGTGGAATACATGGCCGATGGCAAGTGCATGGGTATTACCGCAAGCAACGGGCTTGAAATGATGGACTGTTCCGGAGACCAGACTGTGGCTAAGATCTGGAGCATCGGAGACAATCCCGTAACATACCGATTTGAATTTGGCGACCGGGTTATTGACGTTCCCAATGAATCTACTGCGGCAGGCATCGTTCTCGGAACTTACTCCTGGAATGGCGGAGCCCACCAGAGGTATGTCTTTGAAGTGTCGCCAGTGAACCAAGCCAACGCTTTCTACCTGCAGAACTTCAAGAGCAAACTTTACATGCTTCCTTCAGGCAAGAACATCGTGCAGGACCAGCGCAGTCGCGACATCCAGTCTGGCATCTGGATTCTTCGGACGGTTTCTAGCGATGTGCCGCCTGCGGGCGACTCAACCGAAGTTGTAACTCCTGTTGACTCTACGGAAACTCCTTCTGTTATCGATACCAACGTCGTGGATTCTACAGCTACAGAAGTCGATTCCACAAACGGCCAGAGTATCTTGGTCCGTCGTCTGGGTGTTCCCAATGGGGACGGTTCCCGAGGGATGCGTTTCGATGTCAAGGGACGGTCTTACGGACAGCATCGTCAGAAGCCCAAGTACTTCAAGCTGTTCTAACCCTTAAAATAGCGGTTTCGACACATATTAGGACTAAATTCCAATTATGCGGAGTTTAGTCCTATATAGTCCTACAATAAGCGCTTTGCTTCGCCCTTAAATGGGCTCGCAATGACACTCGGGATTTCGTGTAAAAGCAAAAAAGGATCTCTGAAAAGAGATCCTTTTTAGCGGGATAGACGAGGCTTGAACTCGCAACCTCCGGCGTGACAGGCCGGTGCTCTAACCAAAATTGAGCTACCACCCCAAATCGTTTCCGATTTTTCGGTAGTGGGCGATAACGGATTCGAACCGCTGACATTCTGCTTGTAAGGCAGACGCTCTGAACCAGCTGAGCTAATCGCCCGAATGGGTTTACTTATCTTCTTTCTTTCCCTTCCAGAGAATTCCCAGAGGAATGATCACCAGGTAGGCGAGGCAGAGAATAAGAGGTGCAACCGTGAGAGAAACCGGATTTTCAGCAGGACCTGTTGCCAGGCAGATGAAACCGATAACAAGCAGGAGGACGCCAAGAGCAATCAAAATGATATTCTTTTTATCCATATTCCTATCTCGTTCTCAAGATTACGAGCCAAATATACAAAGTTATAGGTTGTTGTCAAGGCGTAGATCAAAAAAAAGTGAAAAAATCGAATGCCAGGGAGCGACGTTCATAAAAAAAACGGGCATTGCGCCCGCTAGATTATCCAAATTCCTGGGAGCGGCAGGCTCCCTGTGGAATTCTACTTCTGTCCTGGATACTTGACTCGGGTGTGGTAGGTACCATCAAGGCTGTTCAGGAAAGCCTTTTCAAGCTTGAACAGGTCCTTGACAGACAGGTTACTTTCGTTGAACTGTCCTTCCATGAAACGACCCTGGATGGTGTTGTGGATCATTTCCGACAAGGCTTCGGGAGTGGTGTCGGTCATGGAACGGCTGGTGGCTTCGATGATGTCTGCCAGCATAAGGATTGCGGTTTCGCGGCTCTGGGGCTTGGGGCCCTTGTAGCTGTAATCGGCTTCCTTGATCTGGGTTCCGTTTTCATCGGCTTGCTGTTTAGCCTTTATGTAGAAGTACTTGATGATGGAATCGCCATGGTGTTCGCGGATAGCTGCGGCAACCAGGTCGGGAATGTTGTATTCCTTGGCCAGGGCGGTACCCTGTTCCACATGGCCGGTAATGATCTTTACAGACTGCAGAGGATCCAAGTTGTTGTGGGGATTGACGCCCTGCTTCTGGTTTTCGGTAAAGTATTCGGGACGCATGGTCTTGCCGATGTCGTGGTAAAGAGCCATGACACGTACTAGCAGGGAGTTGGCTCCGATGCTGTCGGCCACCTTTTCTGCCAAGTTGGATACCTGGATGCTATGATGGAAGGTGCCCGGGGCCAGTTCGGAAATGCGCTTAAGGGCGGGGCGGTTGAAGTCGGACATTTCCATCAAGGTAAGTACGGTGGTGATGCCGAAGATACGTTCAAACAGGTGGACCAGGAGAACGGATGCAAGGGCGGTACAGACCATGATATTCATGCTTGCCACAATCAGGTTCTGGTAGAAGGCTTCCAGGGAGAGGCGGTTACGAAGCAGGTAGATGACTGCAATTGCCGCAGCCATGGCGAGAACGCCGGCCAGGATTCCCCACAGGAACTGCACGCGGTAACGGATGCGGGCAAGGGGCTGGGTTGCCACAAAGGTAACGCCGAAGGCGCAGGTAGTTGCAGCCAGGTCGTAGCCGTTCAGGATACCGAAGATAAAGGCGGAGAACACGCTGAAGGCAAGGCCGATTCGGCGATCGTAAAGAACGGTAGCTGTAACGGGAGCAAGAGCAAAGGGATAAAGCCACATGAATTCGAAGTTCTCGGGCAGGAAGGAAATGTCCAGCCTGCCGATGGTCTCGGACATGTGGTGGATTGCGAAGAATGCAGCCAGCTGCATCAGGGCGATTACGATAATGCTCCAAAGCTGGCGAGCGCTCTTGAAGGTTCCGCGGGAGGGGCTCAGGAGAATGAAGCTGAAGAAGAAGGTGATGATGATGACAAATACCAGGGCGTTACCGTAGAGTGCGGTAAAGGTCTTGGAGTTTTCTTCTTTCTGCTGGGCGAGCTGGAGTGCGTCGATACGTTCCAGGATTTCCTTGGTAATGGGGGAGCCCTGGCTTACGATTTCCATGCCGCGGGGAACCATGCCCTTGATTCGGGTAACCTTGCTGCGGGCTTCGTCGCGGGCGGCCATGGTTTCCTTTTCAAGGTAGAATACGTTAGGCATCATGAACACGAACAAGGTTTCGTAGAAGGCGCTAAGCAGGCCCTGTTCGTTGGGAAAGTTCATTTGCAACTGGGCGAAGGCTTCGTCGATACGACGGCGGAGCGGCTGGATGTTGCTGACTTCGATGGTGGAATTTTCGTTATCCTTGATGAGGGTGATGTTAGGCTTGGTGTAGGTAATGTACTTGAGATCCTGCAGGTTGTAGTTGTCCCTATAAAGCTGGGCTGCAGTCTCGGAAGAAGCCAGGAAGGTGTTGGATACGCCCTTCTGCAACATCTGGTTGAAGACAGAAAGCAGGGAGTCCCTGGCCTTGGAATTCTGGCTCAGGGGCTTGATGGCGGATGTAGAAATACGCTGCTTGATTACTTCGTAGATACGGGAGGCCTGCACCACCTTGGACTGCACGTTGGAGGTGGAGTCGCTGGATTCCACATTGCTTGCGTAGTTGATCTGGGACTGGAGTGCGCCGTACTGGCCCACCTTATGGAGGAAGCCCTTGAGGTCTTCGTAGACTCGGTTGGTCTCGTCGTTGTTGAATTCGAAGATGGCGTTGACCTTGTCGGCGGCGCGGGTCTTTTCGGCTTCGATTTCCTGCTCGGTCTTGGGCACTTCGAAATTGATGGGAGCCACGATGGTGCGGGTACTTACCTGACCAAGGCGGGGGCGCTCTGCCTGGAGGGCGATGTTCTTGTCGGGGAAAAGGAAAAGTGCAGCGGCTACAACCAGAACCCAGCCGATGGCGAGGTGGATTTTCATCTGCTTTTTCTTCATGATCTTTATCCTTACTTATTTATCCTTTTCCTGGTAGGCTTGCAAAATATCCTTGACCAGGTGGTGACGTAAAACGTCGGTAGCGGTAAAGTCCACCTGGGCGATACCGCGGATTCCCTTGAGAATCTGCATGGCGTGTTCCAGGCCGGAGCGCTGGCTCTTGGGCAAGTCTACCTGGGTGGCGTCACCTGTAATGATAGCCTTGCTGTGGGGCCCAAGACGGGTCAGGAACATCTTCATCTGTTCGGGAGTGGTATTCTGGGCTTCGTCCAGAATGATAAACGCACGTTTCAGGGTGCGGCCGCGCATGTAGGCCAGCGGAGCTACCTCGATGGCGCCCGCTTCCTCGTAACGGCGGAGCTTTTCGGCGGGAAGCAGCTCGGCCAGGCTGT harbors:
- a CDS encoding OmpA family protein; protein product: MDKKTLLASLALATSFGFAAEAASAPAEAPKDPIASCKEKLDNAKANLPSNALAAKTTLSEAYGTLKKMEVIQADDPKSEILKELSINCEMYNKIVMVQAETQTLHNHIAENWEKRIATGRSIEAIQEQIASVRSGKMSDLAADLEAEKARLAQTSEAMKEQEARLQAELQQNQEKFQAEAAAQQAALKAAGEREAELQKKLAEEQAALAEERAKAEARQQEAMNKLNELQSKLIQVSKDARGIILSMSDILFDVNKATLKADLKTSLAKVAGILSVYQQFNVSIEGNTDNTGSEDHNMKLSQQRADNVMNFLVEQGIDAGRLTAKGLGMSMPIADNSTKEGRQKNRRVDLVIQDKALQQQAEQ
- a CDS encoding DUF3098 domain-containing protein — its product is MDKKNIILIALGVLLLVIGFICLATGPAENPVSLTVAPLILCLAYLVIIPLGILWKGKKEDK
- a CDS encoding class II fructose-1,6-bisphosphate aldolase; this translates as MAVSYKELGLVNTKEMFKKAVAGGYAIPAFNFNTMEQMQAIVQASVKQKSPVIMQVSKGARNYANGTILRYMAQGAVEYAKELGCANPQIVLHLDHGDSFELCKDCIDNGFSSVMIDGSPLPYEENIALTKKVVEYAHAHDVTVEAELGVLAGVEDEVASEVSHYTKPEEVVDFATRTGCDSLAISIGTSHGAYKFKPEQCTRNADGILVPPPLAFDVLEAIEKELPGFPIVLHGSSSVPQDEVKTINENGGKLPDAVGIPEEQLRKASKSAVCKINIDSDSRLAMTAAVRKYFNEHPDHFDPRQYLKPARENMQKMYEHKIVDVLGSNDKL
- a CDS encoding RICIN domain-containing protein, with amino-acid sequence MKGFGCKLNCLKWALTLGLSALSVSGFAKVDYHLNKVENPNEDELDAYQRITVAMDSAVYMYNKYTHLSKHIEVYYNTGVQTADGNYNGTMRFGTGRSYMKVHTAMHEMAHIMGMGTTTEYRNMMDGGVFKGEYTQARLKEITGDPKAELHGDSQHFWPYGLNYESEVKSEQDLIIHCQVVEAMYQDIFKEKFYMEARVEYMADGKCMGITASNGLEMMDCSGDQTVAKIWSIGDNPVTYRFEFGDRVIDVPNESTAAGIVLGTYSWNGGAHQRYVFEVSPVNQANAFYLQNFKSKLYMLPSGKNIVQDQRSRDIQSGIWILRTVSSDVPPAGDSTEVVTPVDSTETPSVIDTNVVDSTATEVDSTNGQSILVRRLGVPNGDGSRGMRFDVKGRSYGQHRQKPKYFKLF
- a CDS encoding HDIG domain-containing protein, which codes for MKKKQMKIHLAIGWVLVVAAALFLFPDKNIALQAERPRLGQVSTRTIVAPINFEVPKTEQEIEAEKTRAADKVNAIFEFNNDETNRVYEDLKGFLHKVGQYGALQSQINYASNVESSDSTSNVQSKVVQASRIYEVIKQRISTSAIKPLSQNSKARDSLLSVFNQMLQKGVSNTFLASSETAAQLYRDNYNLQDLKYITYTKPNITLIKDNENSTIEVSNIQPLRRRIDEAFAQLQMNFPNEQGLLSAFYETLFVFMMPNVFYLEKETMAARDEARSKVTRIKGMVPRGMEIVSQGSPITKEILERIDALQLAQQKEENSKTFTALYGNALVFVIIITFFFSFILLSPSRGTFKSARQLWSIIVIALMQLAAFFAIHHMSETIGRLDISFLPENFEFMWLYPFALAPVTATVLYDRRIGLAFSVFSAFIFGILNGYDLAATTCAFGVTFVATQPLARIRYRVQFLWGILAGVLAMAAAIAVIYLLRNRLSLEAFYQNLIVASMNIMVCTALASVLLVHLFERIFGITTVLTLMEMSDFNRPALKRISELAPGTFHHSIQVSNLAEKVADSIGANSLLVRVMALYHDIGKTMRPEYFTENQKQGVNPHNNLDPLQSVKIITGHVEQGTALAKEYNIPDLVAAAIREHHGDSIIKYFYIKAKQQADENGTQIKEADYSYKGPKPQSRETAILMLADIIEATSRSMTDTTPEALSEMIHNTIQGRFMEGQFNESNLSVKDLFKLEKAFLNSLDGTYHTRVKYPGQK